In the Borrelia hispanica CRI genome, AATCACTTGCCTTTTGGTACCGCATATAAACTAGCATGCAATGAAATTATGAAACTGATCACCCATTTTGTACTAACGGGAACTGTATCAGTGCAAAAGGATGGCACAAGAACAAAACGTCTATTACCTAATATGTATGGACTGCTCAATATGCCATATCAAATCAAAGAAGAAGTTCAAGCTGCAAATAAAGACAAAATGGAGAAGATATTTGAATCTATAGAATCAGGACTTTCAAAATTAGAACTTGGTGACTACTTTGATTGTCCATTCATGGTATTAATTGATCCATTGACAAGCTTAAAATTGGTTAAACCTTATGCAATACCAAATGCATCCTCATCATCTAATGTTTATTCGTCAACTGATTCATGGGAAGATTTTTTAATTAAAACAATTAAAGCTTTGAATAATAGAAATGAAGTAACTATACAAATATCTAATTTACTAAAAAATCAAATTATTATTTACCCAATGAATCCGAAGTTGCTTAAATTCAAACCAAGTCAATTCATGTTGCCAACACCAAATGAACAAATTGACACCAATTCAAGTAATATAGCTCATTCTTATATTGATTTTGTTCTTGGTGGGCTTATGGCTACACAGAAGACTATTCTTCAAGTAGAAATTAAGCAAAGTTAAGGAGTATCTATGTCACAGCATGAAAGTCAAGAAGAAACACAAGAACTTCAAAATGAAATACGCCAACTTTATGCAGAAATAATAGAATTATTAGACACTAATGAAGAGACTGTGAGTTTTTCTACTTTTATGCAATATGCAAAATTGGTCGATATGCTTCTTGAAGTTAGGGGTATTGACGTAGAGATGCTCACGGCTTCACATATCAAATTGTTGATGTATTACTATACTGGCTGCAGACTAAAGAAAAGCGGAACTATCGATGATTTTAGTGGCAATAGTCAAGTAGTAAAGAAGCATAAACTTAACGAACTTGAGATCGAATATGAACAGGTACAATCACAATCTGATGGTTCTGAATCTTTTGGTGCTGGGATCAAAGCTAGTGAAGGGTTCTGTTCGTCTTTTGATTCATTATTAGCTAATTTAGCACTTGTTGAAGAATCAACAACTAAAAAATATTGCATAGGAGTTGCTCGTTAATGCAGATAAATCATGTTAGAAGTAAATTTGCTCAAATGGCAAAATCTGTTATCTCTTATTTTG is a window encoding:
- a CDS encoding DUF3890 domain-containing protein, with translation MSQHESQEETQELQNEIRQLYAEIIELLDTNEETVSFSTFMQYAKLVDMLLEVRGIDVEMLTASHIKLLMYYYTGCRLKKSGTIDDFSGNSQVVKKHKLNELEIEYEQVQSQSDGSESFGAGIKASEGFCSSFDSLLANLALVEESTTKKYCIGVAR